One segment of Cyprinus carpio isolate SPL01 chromosome B20, ASM1834038v1, whole genome shotgun sequence DNA contains the following:
- the LOC109100223 gene encoding ras-like protein family member 11B, translated as MRLIQNMSTIAEYPSAECPSNRVIKIAVIGGSGVGKTALVVRFLTKRFIGDYERNVGNLYNREVQIDGEQVAIQVQDTPGVEVNANGLSCTDQVSRSIQWADAVVMVFSVTDCRSFDLIGQLHQLVTRTLTDRSLPIILVANKADLLHVRHVDAQEGPLLASALSCSFYEVSASEDYSQVHGAFHRLCVDLAKQQPQTPVNAATSVTEKKRSPLIPRPKSPNMQDLKRRFKQVLSAKVRTVTSV; from the exons ATGCGTCTGATCCAGAACATGTCTACCATTGCGGAGTACCCGAGCGCCGAGTGCCCGTCCAACCGGGTCATCAAGATCGCAGTCATCGGCGGCAGTGGAGTGGGCAAAACCG CGTTGGTGGTTCGTTTCCTCACAAAGCGGTTCATTGGTGACTACGAGAGAAACGTCG GCAACCTGTACAACAGAGAAGTGCAGATAGACGGAGAACAAGTGGCCATTCAAGTTCAAGACACACCTGGAGTTGAA GTGAATGCTAATGGATTGAGCTGCACTGACCAGGTATCTCGCTCCATTCAGTGGGCAGACGCCGTAGTTATGGTCTTTTCCGTTACCGACTGCCGAAGCTTTGATCTCATTGGCCAGCTCCACCAGCTTGTTACCCGCACCCTTACGGATAGGTCCTTGCCAATCATCCTGGTGGCCAATAAAGCCGATCTACTCCACGTAAGGCATGTAGATGCTCAAGAAGGTCCCCTGCTGGCTTCAGCGCTGAGCTGCTCCTTCTACGAGGTGTCCGCCAGCGAGGACTACAGCCAGGTCCACGGTGCCTTCCACAGACTGTGCGTAGATCTGGCCAAGCAGCAGCCTCAGACCCCCGTCAATGCAGCTACATCTGTAACAGAGAAGAAAAGATCTCCCCTCATCCCCCGGCCCAAATCCCCCAACATGCAGGATCTGAAGAGGCGCTTCAAACAGGTGCTGTCCGCCAAGGTCCGGACTGTCACTTCAGTGTGA